GCCCTGATAATGGTTGCAGTGGTGGTTTTCAACCACCAAAGAGTGGCTGAATTCAACCAGCCGCCCAGCAGCCTGGCGCGGCCGATGGCCGTCATTCCTGGGCAGCGGTTACCTGCCACCACCGAGGCTGCGCGGCGGCCCCTACCGGCCGAAGAGCAGCTTAAAATGGACGAGAACCTTCGAGTGCTGGAAGATTATGAAGTGGTCGCCAACTTCGATGCGCTTTCTGAGCTACCGCAGGCCAATGAGAACTAATGTCGTGCATTTGAAATACTTTTACAACGCGCAGGCGTGGCACGGGCGTCCCGCCCGTGTCGGGCCACGGCCAGGATGGCCGTGCCACAGCAAGGTTGCGGCCATGCTTGTCGTGCTGCTGGGCGGACTGCTGCTTGCGGCGCTTCCAGCGTTTTCTCAAACCAGGGCGGAGCGCAGGATGGAAATCCGCCAGCCACGCAGAATGGGCGCCCGGCAGGCGCAGCGGATTCAGAGGGCTCAACCTGCGGGGTTTTTTGCCCGGCTGCGCGATCTGCCGCCCAAAGAGCAGGAGCGCATTCTCAAAAACGACAAACGCTTCCGGGGCCTCCCTTCGGAACGCCAGCAGAAGATTCGTGAAAACCTCGATCATTGGAACCAGCTTTCGCCTGAGCAGAAGGAGCAGGTGCGAAGGCGGGAAGAGATTTATTCGCAGCTCACTCCCGAGCAGCGCCAGAACGTGCGGGAG
The sequence above is drawn from the Acidobacteriota bacterium genome and encodes:
- a CDS encoding DUF3106 domain-containing protein yields the protein MKWSPTSMRFLSYRRPMRTNVVHLKYFYNAQAWHGRPARVGPRPGWPCHSKVAAMLVVLLGGLLLAALPAFSQTRAERRMEIRQPRRMGARQAQRIQRAQPAGFFARLRDLPPKEQERILKNDKRFRGLPSERQQKIRENLDHWNQLSPEQKEQVRRREEIYSQLTPEQRQNVREMSGEWRDLRPAERARVRMVLRRMRGMSPEQREQFLASPQFRESFSPEEQKIVRGLGQLFPDADASGR